gctgctgctgcttcttttgAGACCAATTTTAGCAACAcactaaaacatgctagcgatATGCTAAATAAATCATGCTTCAAACGGGTTTGCAACATAATATAGACTTTCTCTGAGAAAAATCTTCAAACCTCAAGCTATTcaaagtttatttaaaacaagGCTTTCTCAATCCAGCATCAAAATATGTTATCAAACTTCAATCTACTTTTTATATAAAATCCAATTGATTAGAAATACAGTCAAAATTCAGAGATTTAATTAGAAATTGTGGAATGTACGGACACTTAAAAATTAGAATTTGGATAAATTGATATGCTTTTGTGTGCATTATTGTTTCTATTCCAGAATGGCCTATATTCTACACCATTCCACGACCTTCCACAGTCATGGTTCAGGCTACCACAAGATTGATGAGAATGGGATGAGCCCTGTGGGCCATGGCCACTCCCACAGCCTCCTGGGTAATCATGGGAACACCAGTGTCAGAGctgcatttattcatgttttgggGGATCTCTTACAGAGCTTTGGAGTGATGGTGGCTGCCATCATAATCTACTTCAGGGTAAATGAACACTACTATAAAGGATCATCCTAAAAAATGTGTCTTGTCTCTTTTAAGCCCTTAAAACCCAATACAAAATGGAATTCAGTCCAATTAACTTCCATTTACCAATGAATCAGAATAATTTGTGTAAATAATAGATGTGAAAGTTGTTTCGTTTGGAGGcaatacatacatttttcttttagatTAGTGTTCACTGATGAATCATGAACAGTAAAAGTCATTTCTAAAGGCAAATAAGGTCAATTATATTGTTttagaaaaatctaatttaatggTATGCAAATAGTTTAATCATGAATATTAACTGTATATTTATGGTGGTGGGTGAGGAGATActccctgacaatgtaaagcactttgagtgtctagaaaagcactatataaatgtaaggaatgattattattattattattgttcattattttgaGAAAGAAAATACACTTCTGTTTAAAAGTCAGTAAGTCATTACTTTATTCAGCAGAATGCATTAAATACGTTAAAgtctttaatataaaaataaaatacttaattgCTGTTCTTTAGAACGTTTAACAGTCCATAAAAAATATACAGCAGACAGCAGCATAACTttttcaacgttgataataaGAAATTGAGCACCAAATTTctgagtgatttctgaagaatcatgagacactgaatattcagctttagcattacaggaataaattctataataaaatagaaaagttattttaaattgtaataatatttcacaatattgctcttttactgtattttcgatcaaataaatgcagcctttaaaaaatcgtactgacccccaacttttgaacagcagtgtatatagCCTGCCCTTTcttttagattatttatttatttgaaatcaatttacattattttataaaggGAGACGAAACTGAATTCTTCCATGACTCTAAAAGCACCTGAGTTTCTTCTGACATCTAATTCAATTTGACACTTTGCAAAGAACCATCTGATTTGGTTCTTTAATGCATCAGTAACTTCTATTCTCTCTCACGCAGCCAGAATACAAAGTAGCCGATCCCATTTGCACTTTCCTCTTCTCTGTGTTCGTCCTGGGCACTACCATTACCATCCTGAGAGATGTCTTCCGCATTCTCATGGAGGGTAAATTtgcacatttaataattaaattacagttacctTATTCttaattacataatatatgcatgtATTGTTACATAATACATGTGGTTTAATATTCTCTATTTAAAGGTGATGATACTCGTCTTGCCTCTATCCTTGTAAATTCAGTGTCATTTGCCTGTGTTCAGGGGCCCCCAAAGCAATAGAGTTTAATTCAGTGAAGGAGGTGCTGCTATCTCTGAAAGCAGTGAAGGCCTTGCACAGCCTGAATATATGGGCTCTCAACATTGGCCAGAGTCTGCTGTCTGTTCACATAGCTATtggtaagttcatttaataacatttgCTTCACAGTACAATTATAGTGTCACAGTTCTTTTACTGTTCATTGGTATTCTTCTTTatgcaaattattaatttaggttatctaaatgtattgttatttttatttatttattgataaggATATTAAATGCTATGTTAAAGGTGTCCTTTTAGTGTCGCGTGTCCAAAACACTTACTGAATTAATTACTGGACATTTTATTtggtacattattttattttattacaagtgtgaaataaaacataatttttttaaaaaatatttgtattatatatttattatatatatattttaaatattttttataatgaattcttattgttcaaatattttatgtttgttttctgtgaatattagtaaaatataaatgtgtatagcCCCCCACTTATCACCATTACATTCTATATGGgttaaatcaaatgtaattttacctagattttgttttacttttacagTCATATTTATGTAGGAGTAGAATATAAATAATGAGGAATTTAATGGAATTTAATATTCATCTGTTTGATTATGATTATTTGTGGTTAGTAATGTTTGCATCAAGGTCAGTATTTCAAAATTAGTTTACACAGATCACAAAATTATATAGAATTTTCTATATTTCTTCATAAACATTGACCCAACGATCAAGTCCTGAAAGCTGACAAAGAGAATCCAATCAAACAAATGAGACCTGGGAATGACCCTAAATCCTTTTgcatttcaattcattttaatactAATATGATACAAATACTCTtatacaaaatattactaatgacATAGTGAAATATTATACTAATATCTGCATACTAATATGacataaaaatatgaacattGAAGCTCAGCATCATCTATTTAGATAACCATTTTTTTCTCCCAAGAGGAGAATGCTGACCCTCATAGTGTCTTAAAGGAAGCCACTGAACTCCTTCAGGCCAAATTTGGGTTTAACAGCACAACCATTCAAGTGGAACCTTATTGTGAGGACATGATCCACTGCGGCCAGTGCCAGGACCCTATGGACTGAGTTGTCCAAGTGCACCGGTGAGAGGAGGATGCCTGTATAAAATGTATGCACACATATTAAGCTTCATTGAGGGTCCAATCCAGAAATGGAAACACTGTGCAAATCTATCATCTACATATCATTACGAATATGTACATGCCAAATGCATTTCTAttgattaccaaaaaaaaaaagaaaaaatatttcacactgtGCTATCTTAAAAGTGCATCTTCAGCATCAAAAATGCATCGGTTTATGGAAGGAATAGCTTTAAAATGAAGTGGTGATGTTAAGCTTAACATACTGTATGCAAAGATAAACTGAACTGAGTGGCAGCACATAAATATGAGGCCTGGAGGCATCACTGTGAGCCTTTTTATTGTGACTTTGCTTTAAGTTATGCTTGGCCGGTTGGCATCGTACATTACAGCAGAAGTGTACTGTAATTGCCCATGGTCTTGGGAGAGTAAAAGATGGGTATTGATGTGACTtccttaaaaacaattaaatgggGTTTATTATGCCCCATCCAGCCTTGCGTCTGCTGTCAGCTTGGTTCTCTAATCAATGTGAATGTCCACCAAACTGCGGCATGATGTTGTAGGGCTTAAAAAGAGATTATGGTCAAGTGTAATTATGGATTTTGTTGGCAATCTCTTACTGTCTTGTCTAATGGTACAATACTATTTGCAAAAGCAGGCAAGTGATTAACTATATTCTTCCTCACTGGCTGCGATAGTGAAGGTGCTGTTGTGGTTTTCATGTGGTTTTTAAAGAACAGTGGAAATAAAATGGCTGATGAAGGAAACAACGAAGAGTGatattaaaggtgaagtgtgtaatttgaaTGTGTAATTGATTAAAAGGGACCAAATAGTTTTTttcaatcctgaaaaaaaaatcacaattgccGCAAAAATAGTAAGCAAAAACAATGTTAATAAGAAGAAATTATAGCACCAAATgagcatactagaatgatttctgaaggatcatgtgacactcaatcatatatatacacacacacacacacattctacaAACCCCAAATTTTCTTCACGCAGTATGCAAATATCGGTTTACAGTATAGCTGACAATTTGTGGATTATACCCCAGCAGAAAATTAGTTGGGTACttgatatatatgatattttaACATTTCCCAGACTCATTATTTGAGTATTAGACTGtcaaaagtaatataaaatgcaattttatacCATATGTAGATAAGTGGAAGCCACTTCTTGATTTATACATACAGTGTAGTACTAACATActaaaaaaattctgtatgtaTAGAATATCTTCATGTAGTACATttgcaaaatgtgcagtatacAACAGAGCACTGCAGTTTCCCAGCATTCCATCCATTGTGATGAACAAACCGGTAGCAATATAAACTATCATTTTTATAATTCCCTTTTGCCTCATTACTTGAAGAAACTgttgaaagtaaagacatttttacataCCAATTAATTAAACCCTAGAATATACAGTGCATACTGCAAAGCAGTATTAAATATTCCATTCTAAACATATAGCCAAGcttaaacaacaacacaaaaggaGTGGAAGAAAAAACCTGTTTGGAAGCAATCATTAATTTTGCAGTCACATTAGACCGTGTTAGTACTGGCACAGAAATTACAAACTTCACTTTGCTAGGATGCTGTTGTGGGTCACTCTTGTTTGTCGAAGTCAAGCATGCTACATTCTACAGACATCCCACCCTCCATACATTGTCTTCAGGATCTGTCCAGCTGTGGTCTGCGATGAGGTATAGGAAAATAGTTTTGCctctggacacaaacacacacgttttGCACAGAATTTCCATCTCTGATCTCGCCACACTGCCGCAATGACTCTATGACATTCCAGCAAGTGGTGCAACATTTCTCATATCTCTGCAGTTCAAAACTGAGGTCATTGCAGCAACATACAGTAATGAAGCACATTACTTCTGAatgtcttttaaaaaacattttcctttTACAACATGGTTTCCTCTCCATTCTTATTTCTAATTTTAAGAGCCCATAAATGTTCACTAATTTTTCATTTACACTACATGtgaacattatatataaataaaaccccGAATATGATTTTAGACCAATAAATTGATAATTTTTGTGATTTAAAGCTTGCGTGTACTTATAAAATGTAGCCATTGTGATCTGTTGTGGCATTGTGAGAGAGTTTTAAGGGTTTGCTTgcatgatttctttctttttttaaagtgacggtcaatcatcattcataaattatCAACCCAACGACATCGCAATCTCACTCAAATTTCATTCAATTCTATATTTTGgctatttgttttaataaaatggaTCTATATTTTAAACATGAATATCACAGCCATTTATAAAACCGAAAGAGTGAACAAAATGATATTATGAAAGGACCAATGCAtaagtaatatatttttgataatgTTGGGGTTGATGTGCCAAAACTGcattaaaatttttacttttagaAGGACCACAGTGACAATTTACTGTGATTAAGAGAGTCATTTCTGTTATGCTGGACATTTAACCATTTCTATGAAAGGGATTAGCAAcctttcataatatatatatatagaattaaaacacatgtactgaaaatgtactgcataacaggaataaCCTGCATGTGTTCATATACTTctgatttgaaatgtttttaatctGAATGTTGTTGCAAGACCAACAAAAGATTTTAATCCAGGAAAATGTCTTCCTACTTGCATTTTTAAACATCTACGGTTGTATAGCTCATCTAACCTTACGTCTCTGGGGAACAATCAATAATAAGATATTCTTAAATTCAAGTAAAATACATAGGCTTCATAGTCACACAACATGAAAACCCTCCTAGTATTATTTGCTAGAACAAGTCGGAGACTTGCTTTGAAAATCGCACACACAGCATCACAACTCAAGGTAAAATGACTATGACatatcaaaaatcattttcagatGCAGGTGCACTTAACCTAATGAAAGCTTCAAAACCGATAGCAGAGTGTGAGATTGTACATCATTGTCATGTTTTTGACACATTCTGCATTTTGTTTCATGAACTGAAAATAGTGTTGTTCTGTGGAAACTGGAAATAATTTACATGATTATTTTTGTTGTGCCTCAGATTTgtgtatgtgtacagtatataaatttGCTTCTTGTATAAACGTGTGTCTATAAAAGTcatgtgtgtaaatgttttatCCTTTATGTGACCACAAAAAGCCACTATATAACCAGAAACTAATGAtagatatttaatttttacatgctATTAATTTTCTATCTGTCACATAATGTGTATGATCTTTGTAATCTGTAATAAAATCATGCAAATCAAACTTTTGCAGTGTCTTTCACAAGAATAATTACACCATGTTCTATTAATTAGTGTTGAATATGCAAAGcaattttatctattttattttatttaatctaatcTGACAGACCAAAGCAGCATTAAACTGACTGGCACCTCTCCAGATTCTCATCACTGGAGTTAATTACATTCACTCAGACAAAATTGAGGTGATGAATTATGAGGCGGGTATCAAAGTGCTCCTGTCTTAACGTCAGAGTGCTATTGGTTCAGGGACAACATTAACTCATATGCAGGAAATTATCAGCAGAGTCCATAATGCCCTTACAACTCTGGCTAGACCTGAGTAAGAAGAATGTATAAGCCAGAAAACAGGTAATAAAGACTTGAAATAGTAGGGTAGGAATAACAATAATGGACAAGAAAACTCTGGAATGGTTctgccaaaaatgaacattttgactacttaccctcatgtctttccataCCTGTTTGACTTTATTcattctgtggagcacaaaaggtgACATTTTCACACATGTAATGGCCACTCTTTTCCATATAAAGAAAGTGATTAGGGATCTGGTTTCCAAAGCATCAAAACGACCAAAAGTTCAGAAAATAACAAGATCTTAATGAATTTACTACAGTACTTTAGCCAAATTTAGGTTCATTATAATCTTCTCACCTTATTGGCAAGGCTGCACTGTGTTTGGACATGTAATCGTCAATGATTGGTCAACTTGCACTGACATCAGAATTAACATACTGTATCTAAAGGCCCGATATTTGAATTTATGTAGatgagcatttttatagaatgaaaaaacatttgttttcgtgTTCCACAAAAGATATAAagtcaggtttggaacgacatgatgatgacggtgtttaatttttttgttactattcctttaaaattaaGATTCAGGGTAAGACAGCTTAAGCTGTAACGGGGGAAAAAAACATCTTGATATGATAGCTAAGAGAACAGGCTAGCAAATATCAAAGATTCAATCCAGCGTTCTCACACTAAATGTCAAGATGAATGTGTTTGATCATTATATAGCACTGACCTGGAACAGGAGGAAACGGAGAATAATGCTCCCTGTAATTGACACGGGTATATAAGTGCGGAGGATTTCATTCTCCAAACATACTTTGGAAAAAAACAACGTGTTGAGACACTAAACTTAACAACACAAACAGACCTTCTATCTGAGCTTGAAAATGGTGCAAAGAAGTTCAAATGGTTTTCCTCTTTGTACAGTACTAAAAaccaaaatgcacaaaattataaaaacaggAATATGCAGAGGCTTATCAAAATAGTTTTCCTTCTTTCGATATAAGTTAAGGATAAAAAGTGTGCATTCACTCTTCTAAAAATAAAAGTCTCTCAGCCTATTAAGACAGCACAGTCCATTTCAGGATAAAGCTGAGAGGGTGTGAGGGTGGAGACTAGTGCACTTGTACTGTATCCGCTGTGCTGTGACGGACAGCTGTTGCAGATTCAGGGGGATCCTAAGACTGGAACATGGCACTAAACTGGGCTTGAGCTTCACGCAACTGCTTGAGCATCAAAGAGCTGCTCAGTCCACGTGCACAGTTCACACGCACCAAACCTGACTGCCCACCTGACAGGATCCAGTTGTATGCATCCATGTTTGGGTTAAAACGGACCTGAgagaataaaaacacattttcttaaaggggacataacacgcacagtttctgccaatctcatgttaatcttgagtacctatagcaTAGTATTGCATACTTCATAGCACCGAAGATTCTTTAGTTTCATCTCATTTATAGAAGACAGATACAGCTTTATGATTCTCTGTGAAAACAGCCGAGCTCTTGGAGGCGTACCGTGGGCGGAGCTAAGAGTCATAAGAATGCAAAGAATTATGGGAACTTGCGTCCACTCTTCCCATAAtcctgggttctttgggaagctgaacatcTTTATCTTTCCTTCACAACCAAAATACAAACCCTGGAGGAGTGTATTTAGCATAGAAATACTCCGTCGTACATCCAaatagttagggttagggtctaaactttggccatgtttagcatgagaatccaactctttaacagtgttaAGAACTCAGAATGGTTGAAAATGCATTAGttgatttgacagcactagtatactgtatacattattacaattttattatatgcattacaaaaatttaaaaattttatattaacaCTTTCCagttcatttttcatattttacaaattataataTCAGCATAACATTATGAGTGAACATTACATCAATAAAATTCAACTGGGCATTTATTATGACCCTTCTAACTATTCCTTGTAGAGCAGTCTTATTCAGAAAAACTCCCCTTCTCAATCTACACAGTCTGCTTTCCTGCTCTCCTCCCATCATCCACTCTAGATCCAGAGTGACATTTACTTAACTTTACAGGCCATTAGCTTCCGTCCATCTGGCTTAACTGTCAGCAAACCAGccgctctttctttctctttcactgGGCTGTGCAAATACAGCAGTGCACTGACACTGCTACACATAACTATTGCTTATCTAAAACCAGTAACAATACAGCTAATACAGGTTCAGTCTACACAGGGTGATTGTTGTACAGGGTGAACATATTTAGAACTAAAATCTTATATTACATGGTGaaagtataaattattattataatttttttacatagcGCTCTTGAATACTTGATTTTGATTGGTCTATGGCAGACCCTGTGGTCTAGTAGGTTGTCAACTACTGCTAAAAATTCTCCTTGGGTTTCAGACGTTATCCTGACATAAAGCATGCATTAAATGCATCTGGCATGCAGATTGTCAGGTTATTTCACAGCTCTACATTGATAGGGTGCTGTAGGTGTCAGTGAATGCCTCAGCTGCGCTTGTGTGCTGCTGTATAGATAAATGCAATCTCACCTTGTAGAGCGCGCTCAGTGGCATCTGGTCCACTTTAGCAACACCTTTGACCTCATGATGGTGCAGGTGCTTCATCATGGGCCTAGTTTCACTCTTAGCAAAGGTCCCCTGAGATAGagagagtaaaaaacaaaaacaaggtgtGAACTCCCACACCAGAGTTAAGTGACCACTAGATAAGTAGACATAGCTTTACTGTTCCCACGATTATTATAGTGGGTATCACCGACTACTTCACATTACAATCCATGTCACattcaaaatgtcacaatatcatAATTAGATCACTACTGAAACCCAGCACATCTAGTTTCAATCTATCATCTCGCAGTTTGATTCAAAAAGTAAAGTTGAAcgtgtatacatttttcttttttccatttaatgCTGCCCTTCAGGAGCTACAGAAGATCCTTACAtatttcccagaagacaaaataagtacaatttaccataaTCTCTATATTTGAAAAGCATGGTAAGCCTAAATAGATCGTAGAACCATTGGCACCAATGGTTTGTTCAATCAACTTTGCTCACAATGCTTTTTGAGAAACGCAACCCTGGCCTGTTCCAGACCGTGGCCTTAAAGTGGACATGTGCAGTGTGCCGTGGATGGACAGACGGATGGGGGTGGAGCGCTGGAGCATGAGATAGCAGAACAGATGGAGCATCTATGTGATGGGGGGTAGGCCTCCAGGCAGGCATGACTTTAAATTAATGAAGGGTGCAGAACTTAATCAACATATTAAACATATGATgctggaaaagagagagaggggtgcCACTATGGTAACATGCAGATTGCACTCATGGGGTCTCCTGCACTCACTCAGGTGTGCTGGGAAAATAGCTAAGCCAATAAATCCAATCTGGCCATGGCACCtgcacagcctgtgtgtaatgatctgtggAACAGGCTGCAGTACAAAGTCGCTATCACACACAGCTCATACATAAAGAGCTGCTATCATATTCACACATTAAAGAGGACACTAATGGATTTTTACATGGTCTTGCAAACACATACATAGCAGTCAACATTTTACAcatgaaaaacatacagaaaatcaGAAGCATATTTTCATATCAGCACGTCCTTCCCACTTTCAGCAATTTACACCCATTTTACTGAACTATAAAGGTTCCAAACCCACAAGACTTTAGTTAATCttctaaacacatttttttacgaAACCTGAGAAATTTTTGTCCTTCCATTGAAAgtctaagtaaaaaaaataaaaatacctaaaaaaaagacacaaaaaggTCATAAAGGCGTCAAAAAACTAATCTATATGAATCAAGACGGTCTAATCCAGGTTTTGTGAAGAGATACAATCCCTTTATATGGTGAACAGATTTATTTGAGGCTTTTATCTATGTATGCGTGCTTTCACATTAATAAAAGCTAAAATTATATAAAGCAATCATATcttttcagaagacttggattaaatgGCAAGATATGGATTAATTTTTCAACGCCTTTATGAACTTTTTGGATCTTTTATGATTTGCTTACCTGGTTTTTCGTTGGAGGGACAGAAACTTCAtcaggttttattaaaaatattttcatttgtggtTTGAAGGTTAACCAAAGGCTATGGGTTTgtaatggcatgagggtgagtaaatgatgccaaaattgtaattttggggGGAACTGTGTGTCAAAAATTTAGCCAGTCACATAAAATGACACCTCCAGATAAACCTAATATGGCCAGCACCAGCCTGCTTTTCAATAAAACAgctatgaatattaatattaaaataacctaATTTTCTGTAGCTCACAATTTAGAGCATGGCAATAGTAtgtgttcgattcccagggaaacCAAGaacttataaaatgtaaatgtgtgccCTTAAATGAAGCATAACTTGCTTTGGATAACAGTGTCTACCAAATGCATTATCTGAGATCTATACTCCCATAATCTGATTTCCTACATCAATTCCTAATCACGGAGACCTTGACAATGATGGAATTAAACAATGACTGCacaaaagtcttttttttgtgtttgtttctcaCCAGGTCCAAGTCATGAAAGTGGAGATAGTACTTTCTGATTGCTCCTTTGTAGCTCAATGGCTCCTTCCTAGGATT
The genomic region above belongs to Carassius carassius chromosome 18, fCarCar2.1, whole genome shotgun sequence and contains:
- the LOC132091824 gene encoding proton-coupled zinc antiporter SLC30A2-like; this encodes MDPPPTSEKSHLINESNAKVYSLKLNSEFSGSKESCPNLLLGNGDMAGAIELKRPIGTHCHGKKAAFIESHEKLIAKKKLFIASIVCLVFMIGEVTGGYLAHSLAIMTDAAHLLTDFGSMMVSLFSLWISSRPPTKIMTFGWHRSEILGALISVMSIWIVTGVLVYLATERIVKNDYEIEGHVMLITSGCAVVVNIIMAYILHHSTTFHSHGSGYHKIDENGMSPVGHGHSHSLLGNHGNTSVRAAFIHVLGDLLQSFGVMVAAIIIYFRPEYKVADPICTFLFSVFVLGTTITILRDVFRILMEGAPKAIEFNSVKEVLLSLKAVKALHSLNIWALNIGQSLLSVHIAIEENADPHSVLKEATELLQAKFGFNSTTIQVEPYCEDMIHCGQCQDPMD